In Nostoc piscinale CENA21, the genomic stretch CGCTTCTAACATCACATAAACCCCGGCTTCATTGGCAGCGTTGAAAATTTCTGCCCCAAATCGGGAGATGGCCGCTTTGTTAGCTGTGACAACGTGTTTACCATTTTTAATCGCTTGGAGAATGAGCGATCGCGCTGGTTCCAATCCCCCCATCACCTCAACTACAATATCCACAGCCGGATCATTGACAATCGCGGCTAAATCTGTTGTGATGACTGACTGTGGTAATTCTACCGCACGGGGTTTATCAGGCGATCGGACACCCACCCGATAAATTTCAATTTCTTCCAACAACGGATGACGGCCAACAGCATCTTGTAATAGTTGCACCGTACCTGTACCTACAGTACCTAATCCCAATATTCCTAGCTTTACACCCACAAGCTTTTCATCCAATATATTTAGTGCTGAGTCACCGAAGTTTGCTCAACGGGGGGAACCCCCGCACCCAACTTCTCGCTGAGTGCTGAGTGCTGAGTAGTTAAAAGTAGTTAGCACTCACTTCCACCACCAAGACTCTTTTTTCAGCAAGTATATATACAAAACAATTGTAGGGTGAGCATCGCCCACCCTACAGATTATCCTGCTTCAGTTATATTTTGTCAGTTGTCTTAATCTATTGACTAATGACAAACTTAGTAAGTTTCTACGTGCCAACGACCAGCTTTCTTGATTTCTTTTTGGTAATCACTCCAGGTTACGCCTTCTTTTGCAGCCGCAGCAGTTAAAGCTGCATCAATGCCATCTTCCATACCGCGTAAACCGCAGATGTATGTGTGGGTTTTTTCATTTTTAATTAATTGCCACAGTTCATCAGCGTGTTCTGCTACACGGTCTTGAATGTACATTCTGCCGCCTTGAGCATTCTTTTGTTCGCGGCTGATAGCATAAGTCAAGCGGAAGTTATCAGGATACTTCTGCTGCATTTCTTCCAATTCTTCTTTATATAGAATATTGGGAGTTGTCGGCACACCAAAGATTAACCAAGAGAATCCTTTAAATTGGTACTCTGGGTTAGCTGCTCTTTCTGCATCCTTAAACATCCGCCACAGATAAGCACGCATAGGCGCGATACCTGTACCAGTTGCCATCATAATCACATTGGCTTCGGGGTCATCGGGTAATAACATTTCTTTACCCACTGGCCCGGTGATTTTTACGTCTTCTCCTGGTTTTAGGAAACACAGGTGTGTAGAGCAAACACCATAAACTGTTTCACCCGTTTCTGGATGCTTATATTCCAACTGGCGGACGCACAACGAAACTGTCTTGTCATCTACATCATCGCCATGACGAGTAGAAGCAATAGAATATAATCTGAGTTTTTCTGGCTTGCCATTCTTGTCTACACCAGGCGGAATAATTCCAATACTTTGACCTTCGATGTACTTCAAATCGCTGCCAGAAAGGTCAAATTTAATGTGCTGAACAATACCAATCCCGCCTTCTCCAACTAACGGCTCATTAGATATACACTTACCGATAAATGGAGCATTAGGACGATAAGTGTTTACAGGAACGTCAGCGTGGGCTTTTTTGGCTTTCGCTTGAGTCATGGTGTTGCCTTGGTTAACTTTATTCTTGGGCTGTTCTTCAGCTGGTGGTTTAGCGAAGCCTTTGGCTTCACTTTTCGCTTTCACAGGTGTGGCTTGACCATTCCCCTCATTGTTAGCAGTCTCTACAGGTGCAGCGTTCACAACTGCGGCCTTACCATTAAGTTGCTCTAGAGCACTTGCAGGTTGAATGCTAACAATTTTGCCGCCTAGGCGAGTGATACGTCGCATTTCTTGATTCATGCGGTTGTAAGGCACTCTGATGAACACACTGCCACTTTTACGAATTGGGTAGTTCGTTTGATCAGTTTCTTCGTTCTGACGCAGACCCACCACTTCGTAAACGAAGATGCGGCTACCTGATTCTGTGTTGGCAGCACTCTCAACAGCACCTTGATTGTACATTCGTTCTATCACTCCGATATTTACTTAACCGTTTTTCAAAAAAACTATTCCCATCACTTAGCCAGATTTTAGTTTATCGGATTTTGGGATACCAAAACTAGCACGTTGGGAAAGAGGCATCAAAAAATGATACCTTGCTAAGTACACTCGCTCTAGACAAGTAGGTATTGGAATAAACACACCTGTTCACCCTCTAAAATAGAGGATAAGTCGCTGACAGAATGTTAACCATGAGTCAATTTAATCTTTTTTTCGTGAATTATCTTTAAAAAAATCGCTGCTAACAACTTCAACAAATTAGCTGCAAACACTTTTGAGCAGCTACAAATAATGCTTGATAGAGGCGAATTCTGTTCGGCAACCCTGGATATTTTGTAGCTGATTTCTTTATGTTTTTTTCAACAACACTGCTGAAAAATAAAGATTATAT encodes the following:
- the petH gene encoding ferredoxin--NADP reductase; this encodes MYNQGAVESAANTESGSRIFVYEVVGLRQNEETDQTNYPIRKSGSVFIRVPYNRMNQEMRRITRLGGKIVSIQPASALEQLNGKAAVVNAAPVETANNEGNGQATPVKAKSEAKGFAKPPAEEQPKNKVNQGNTMTQAKAKKAHADVPVNTYRPNAPFIGKCISNEPLVGEGGIGIVQHIKFDLSGSDLKYIEGQSIGIIPPGVDKNGKPEKLRLYSIASTRHGDDVDDKTVSLCVRQLEYKHPETGETVYGVCSTHLCFLKPGEDVKITGPVGKEMLLPDDPEANVIMMATGTGIAPMRAYLWRMFKDAERAANPEYQFKGFSWLIFGVPTTPNILYKEELEEMQQKYPDNFRLTYAISREQKNAQGGRMYIQDRVAEHADELWQLIKNEKTHTYICGLRGMEDGIDAALTAAAAKEGVTWSDYQKEIKKAGRWHVETY